From a single Pleurodeles waltl isolate 20211129_DDA chromosome 8, aPleWal1.hap1.20221129, whole genome shotgun sequence genomic region:
- the LOC138249541 gene encoding uncharacterized protein F54H12.2-like yields MYLDLNHTLLHLVCKITKVNGTNIEADAAVAPIAYHVATMFNQEEINLGNRLVTQSDNMYAYRAYIESILYYSPKALDTQLSVGLFYKDSQAHFEDTALDGGNNGFKKRASFAAGSRQFDLLGGIQSDLFFQDKLLVNSIDYKLELNHNKDTFYLISGDTFSGLYTSNPFNFKHYDINYAALVHEGAVIPAKPFTPSFGTSNFVREYLGLVSITGKHLRDSGVIVSREGYEAGYTLFAFDLTPYMEDGDHYNLIKNGNLKAEIRFTQALATNVNMVVFSVFNGVIQVNHAQQIMFDYHQKIVKWTLCIYVTS; encoded by the exons atgtatttggatctcaaccaCACTCTGCTACACCTTGTATGCAAAATAACCAAAGTGAACGGCACCAACATTGAGGCTGATGCTGCAGTGGCACCGATAGCCTACCatgtcgcaaccatgtttaatcaagagGAGATTAACCTGGGCAATCGACTCGtcacgcaaagtgataacatgtacgcctacagggcctacatagagagtattctatattacagtcccaaagccctggacacacagctttcagtggggctcttctacaaagattcTCAAGCACATTTTGAGGACACGGCATTGGACGGGGGCAACaatggatttaaaaaaagagccagctttgctgctggcagtagacagtttgacctcctcgGAGGCATAcaatcagaccttttcttccaagataagcttctcgTCAACAGTATAGATTATAAGCTCGAACTCAACCACAACAAGGACACGTTCTATCTCATCAGTGGCGATA cttttagcgggctctatacctctaaccctttcaacttcaagcactacgacatcaactacgcTGCTTTGGTCCATGAGGGAGCTGTTATCCCCGCAAAACCGTTCACCccaagttttggaacatccaattttgtcagggaatatcttggtctggtctcgataacggggaaacatctgcgggactcaggagtcattgtttcaagagaagggtatgaGGCCGGCTACACGTTGTTTGCCTTCGACCTGACTCCTTacatggaagatggtgaccactacaacttgatcaaaaacggaaatctaaaagctgaaatacgcttcacacaggcgctggctaccaacgtgaacatggttgtattctctgtattcaacGGGGTCATTCAAGTCAATCACGCCcaacagattatgtttgactatcatcaaaagattgtaaaatggacactgtgcatatacgtgacttcttaa